Proteins found in one Pontibacter sp. SGAir0037 genomic segment:
- a CDS encoding PEGA domain-containing protein, with translation MKTKAASLLLASSILFSSCASSTVIQSNPSGAKVYLDGEPVGETPYTHRDTKIVGSGTSVKLEKEGYETFNTYFSRDEEVDVGAIVGGFFFLVPFLWTMKYKPTHTYELKPISEVGQPSNLTQQNGTPVKSKADKLRELKQLLDEKIITQQEYETEKKKILEE, from the coding sequence ATGAAAACAAAGGCTGCCTCATTGCTTCTGGCTTCTTCGATCTTATTTTCGAGCTGCGCCAGCTCCACGGTTATTCAATCGAACCCAAGTGGTGCAAAAGTTTACTTAGATGGTGAGCCTGTCGGAGAAACGCCTTACACACACCGCGATACAAAGATTGTTGGTAGTGGAACCTCCGTTAAGTTAGAGAAAGAAGGCTACGAAACATTTAATACATATTTTTCCAGAGATGAAGAAGTAGATGTGGGTGCTATTGTTGGAGGCTTTTTCTTCCTGGTTCCTTTCCTGTGGACAATGAAGTACAAACCAACCCATACGTATGAATTAAAGCCGATCTCTGAGGTAGGGCAACCATCTAACCTGACGCAGCAAAATGGCACTCCAGTAAAATCGAAAGCAGATAAACTGCGTGAGTTAAAGCAACTTCTGGATGAGAAGATTATTACACAACAGGAGTACGAGACAGAGAAGAAAAAAATCTTAGAAGAATAA
- a CDS encoding amidohydrolase family protein, translating into MKKILTIAALLALGAGSVMAQETFPRNGVYDERPGLVALTNATIHTDYKTTLQNATLLIRGGKVEAVGTNVSVPAGAVVVDAKGKHIYPGLVDMYSSYGMPEVKIERRSWTSPPQMESEKKGAYSWNQAIRPETKADELFKVNSKQAEEMRKLGFGTVLAIHRDGIARGTAALVTLADKRENEVLVVDKAAAALSFDKGSSQQDYPNSLMGTIALLRQTYLDAQWSVMNPGKEQNISLKAFTDINRLPQIFEVENKLNLIRADKVGDEFKKQYILKGGGDEYQMIKEVKATNAPLIVSLNFPDAYNVEDPMDARRISLEDMKDWEMAPANAGILQKEGITFAITASDLKDKKDFLPNLRKAIQYGLSEEEALKALTATPAKLLNADKLVGSLNKGMLANFIITTDNLFADSNIILENWVQGSQYKIAEIPSDYRGVYTLKIGNQPAKTLQISGTPEKPELKVVGQDTVTGKVSFSGSLVTLSFKENKKSNATIRLSGWLADKNLQGEGQLADATPVKWSAAYSQALTDKAKKDAEKAEARAAQTGGMIYPFRAFGSATAPKQETILIKNATVWTNEKDGKMENADVLLKNGKIAKVGKNLSESGAKVIDGTGKHVTPGIIDEHSHIALNGVNEATQSVTAEVRMSDVVDHEDINIYRQLAGGVTTSQLLHGSANPIGGQSAIIKLRWGKSPDELMVENADSYIKFALGENVKQSNRANATIRFPQSRMGVEQVYVDAFTRAKEYDQAWKNYNKLSKKQKAGTPAPRRDLELETLAEILNGKRFITCHSYVQSEINMMMKVADQMGFKVNTFTHILEGYKVADKMREHGAGASTFGDWWAYKMEVKDAIPYNAGIMNSLGIVTAINSDDAEMARRLNQEAAKSVKYAGMSEEEALKMVTLNPAKLLHLDNRMGSIKVGKDADVVLWNDNPLSIYAKPLKTFVDGIAYYDLEQDEKMRDEMEKERVRLVQLMLNAKAGGARTQTPTTRRTSVQHCEEVEHSEESEFYAY; encoded by the coding sequence ATGAAAAAAATCTTAACCATTGCAGCCTTACTCGCTCTGGGAGCAGGCAGTGTAATGGCGCAGGAGACTTTTCCGCGCAACGGCGTGTATGACGAACGCCCTGGCCTGGTAGCTCTTACCAATGCCACCATCCACACAGACTATAAAACCACACTGCAAAACGCCACGCTGCTGATTCGTGGAGGTAAGGTAGAAGCTGTGGGTACCAACGTCTCAGTTCCGGCCGGAGCTGTGGTAGTAGATGCAAAGGGAAAGCATATTTATCCCGGCCTGGTAGATATGTACAGCAGCTATGGCATGCCGGAAGTAAAAATAGAGCGTAGAAGCTGGACCTCGCCACCTCAGATGGAATCTGAAAAAAAAGGTGCTTACAGCTGGAACCAAGCCATAAGGCCGGAGACAAAAGCAGATGAGCTGTTTAAAGTGAACAGCAAACAGGCCGAAGAAATGCGTAAGCTAGGCTTTGGTACAGTGCTGGCCATTCACCGGGATGGTATTGCCCGCGGTACCGCTGCCCTGGTAACATTAGCTGATAAGCGCGAGAATGAGGTGTTGGTGGTGGATAAGGCAGCAGCAGCCTTGTCGTTTGATAAAGGTTCTTCGCAGCAGGATTACCCGAACTCCCTGATGGGAACCATTGCCTTGCTGCGCCAGACATACCTGGATGCACAATGGAGCGTTATGAACCCTGGTAAAGAGCAGAATATTTCCCTGAAAGCCTTTACTGACATTAACCGTTTGCCACAGATCTTTGAAGTAGAAAACAAGCTGAATCTGATTCGTGCTGATAAAGTGGGAGATGAGTTTAAGAAGCAGTATATACTAAAAGGTGGCGGTGATGAATACCAGATGATAAAAGAGGTGAAAGCCACCAATGCCCCGCTCATCGTTTCCCTGAATTTCCCGGATGCCTATAATGTGGAAGACCCGATGGATGCACGCCGTATCTCTTTAGAAGATATGAAGGATTGGGAAATGGCGCCTGCAAATGCTGGTATACTACAAAAAGAGGGAATTACTTTTGCTATTACAGCGTCTGACCTGAAAGACAAAAAGGATTTCCTGCCTAACCTTCGCAAAGCCATACAGTACGGATTATCCGAAGAAGAGGCTCTGAAAGCGCTTACTGCTACTCCTGCCAAACTTCTGAATGCAGATAAACTGGTAGGCAGCCTGAATAAAGGCATGCTGGCTAACTTCATTATCACCACCGATAACCTGTTCGCCGACAGCAACATTATACTGGAAAACTGGGTGCAGGGCAGCCAGTATAAAATTGCCGAAATACCTTCGGACTACAGAGGTGTTTATACTTTAAAAATCGGCAACCAACCTGCCAAAACGCTGCAAATAAGCGGTACTCCTGAAAAGCCAGAGTTAAAAGTAGTGGGCCAGGATACCGTAACAGGTAAAGTCTCCTTCTCCGGAAGCCTTGTTACTTTATCCTTTAAAGAAAATAAAAAAAGCAACGCTACCATTCGCCTAAGCGGCTGGTTAGCCGATAAAAACCTACAGGGCGAAGGGCAACTGGCAGACGCGACGCCTGTAAAATGGTCGGCGGCTTATTCGCAGGCATTAACAGATAAAGCGAAGAAAGACGCTGAGAAAGCAGAAGCCAGAGCCGCACAGACTGGCGGTATGATTTATCCGTTTCGTGCCTTCGGTAGTGCAACGGCTCCGAAGCAGGAAACTATCCTGATTAAAAATGCCACCGTCTGGACAAACGAGAAAGACGGTAAAATGGAGAATGCGGATGTGCTCCTGAAAAACGGTAAGATCGCCAAAGTTGGTAAGAACCTGAGCGAATCTGGTGCGAAGGTAATAGACGGAACAGGCAAGCACGTAACACCGGGTATCATAGATGAGCACTCTCACATTGCGCTGAACGGTGTAAACGAAGCAACACAGTCTGTAACCGCAGAAGTGCGCATGAGCGATGTGGTGGATCATGAGGACATTAACATCTATCGCCAACTGGCCGGTGGGGTAACTACCTCTCAGTTGCTGCACGGCTCTGCTAACCCGATTGGTGGTCAGTCGGCTATAATCAAGCTGCGTTGGGGCAAAAGCCCGGATGAACTGATGGTGGAGAATGCCGACAGCTATATCAAATTTGCCCTGGGCGAAAACGTGAAGCAGTCGAACCGCGCCAATGCCACCATCCGCTTTCCACAGTCGAGAATGGGGGTAGAGCAGGTATATGTAGATGCCTTCACCCGTGCGAAAGAGTATGACCAGGCCTGGAAGAACTACAACAAACTGTCCAAAAAGCAGAAAGCCGGCACACCGGCACCTCGTCGTGACCTGGAGCTGGAAACACTGGCCGAAATCCTGAACGGCAAGCGCTTTATTACCTGCCACTCGTATGTGCAGTCAGAAATAAACATGATGATGAAAGTGGCTGACCAGATGGGTTTTAAAGTAAATACTTTTACCCACATTCTGGAAGGCTATAAGGTAGCAGACAAAATGCGTGAGCATGGTGCAGGTGCCTCTACTTTCGGGGACTGGTGGGCGTACAAGATGGAGGTGAAAGATGCCATTCCTTACAATGCCGGGATCATGAACAGCCTGGGCATTGTTACTGCCATCAACTCCGACGATGCTGAGATGGCGCGTCGCCTGAACCAGGAAGCTGCCAAAAGTGTGAAATACGCAGGTATGAGCGAAGAAGAAGCGCTTAAAATGGTAACGCTTAATCCTGCCAAGCTGCTGCACCTCGATAACAGAATGGGCAGCATTAAAGTAGGTAAAGATGCAGATGTGGTGCTCTGGAATGACAACCCGCTTTCTATTTATGCCAAACCACTCAAAACCTTTGTAGATGGGATCGCTTACTACGACCTGGAGCAGGATGAGAAAATGCGTGACGAAATGGAAAAAGAGCGCGTGCGCCTGGTGCAGCTGATGCTGAATGCAAAAGCCGGAGGAGCCAGAACGCAGACACCAACAACCCGCAGAACTTCTGTGCAACACTGCGAAGAAGTAGAGCACAGCGAAGAGTCGGAGTTCTATGCTTACTAG
- a CDS encoding catalase — MNHNEETQKLTTASGKPYYEHENSLTAGPRGPVLLEDFILHEKLAHFNRERIPERVVHAKGSGAYGTFKVTHDITKYTRAKVFSEIGKETRVFLRFSTVGGEKGSADSERDPRGFAVKFYTEDGNWDLVGNNTPVFFIKDPKKFPDFIHTQKRDPYTNCKSATMMWDFWSLNPESLHQVVILMSDRGTPFSYRHMHGFGSHTFSFINKENERFFVKFHFKTLQGIKNFTDGEATALKGLDPDQAQRDLVEAIDRGDFPRWALKVQIMPEAEAATYKWNPFDLTKVWSQKDYPLIDVGVLELNENPDNYFAHVEQSAFAPAHLVDGIGFSPDKMLQGRILSYPDAHRYRIGANYEQIPVNRCPFAVNNYQRDGAMRVDGNGGSKPNYFPNSFDNIKPDPSYKEPAQNLGNVVADWYDRNAEGENDHYTQPGNLYRLMTPEEKKNTVSNIVGAMKGIDGPKKGEIINRQLCHFFRADIGLGLAVAQGLGVDISAYADTMHAN; from the coding sequence ATGAATCATAACGAAGAAACCCAAAAGTTAACAACCGCTTCAGGGAAGCCTTACTATGAGCACGAAAACAGTTTAACAGCCGGACCAAGAGGACCCGTATTGTTAGAAGATTTTATCCTGCATGAAAAACTGGCTCATTTTAACCGCGAAAGAATACCGGAGCGAGTTGTGCATGCTAAAGGCTCTGGCGCCTATGGTACTTTTAAGGTAACGCACGATATTACCAAATATACTCGTGCAAAGGTATTCAGTGAAATAGGCAAAGAAACCCGTGTTTTCCTCCGCTTCTCTACAGTAGGCGGTGAAAAAGGAAGTGCCGACAGCGAGCGTGACCCACGAGGTTTTGCGGTAAAGTTCTATACCGAAGACGGTAACTGGGACCTGGTAGGAAATAACACGCCTGTTTTCTTTATCAAAGACCCTAAAAAATTCCCGGATTTCATTCATACCCAGAAGCGCGACCCTTATACTAACTGCAAAAGCGCAACCATGATGTGGGATTTCTGGTCGCTGAACCCTGAGAGCCTGCACCAGGTGGTTATCCTGATGAGCGACAGGGGAACACCTTTCTCCTATCGCCACATGCACGGCTTCGGAAGCCATACCTTCTCTTTCATTAACAAAGAGAACGAGCGCTTCTTTGTAAAGTTCCACTTCAAAACGTTGCAAGGCATTAAGAACTTTACCGATGGGGAGGCCACAGCCTTAAAAGGCCTGGACCCGGATCAGGCACAGCGTGATCTGGTAGAGGCGATCGACAGAGGCGATTTTCCTCGCTGGGCACTGAAGGTACAAATCATGCCGGAGGCTGAAGCGGCTACCTACAAGTGGAACCCGTTCGACCTGACCAAAGTATGGTCGCAGAAAGATTACCCGCTGATTGACGTGGGTGTACTGGAGCTGAACGAAAACCCCGACAACTACTTTGCTCACGTAGAGCAGTCGGCTTTTGCTCCGGCTCACCTGGTAGATGGCATCGGCTTCTCTCCGGACAAAATGCTGCAGGGCCGTATTCTTTCTTACCCGGATGCACATCGCTACCGCATTGGCGCAAACTACGAGCAGATTCCTGTAAACCGATGCCCGTTTGCAGTAAACAACTACCAGCGCGACGGCGCTATGCGTGTAGACGGAAACGGAGGCAGCAAACCAAACTATTTCCCGAACAGCTTCGACAACATTAAGCCAGACCCAAGTTACAAAGAGCCTGCTCAGAACCTGGGCAATGTAGTGGCTGACTGGTACGACAGAAATGCCGAAGGCGAAAACGACCACTATACGCAGCCAGGCAATCTTTACAGATTAATGACACCGGAAGAGAAGAAGAACACTGTTTCTAACATCGTAGGTGCCATGAAAGGCATAGATGGACCTAAGAAAGGTGAAATTATCAA
- a CDS encoding catalase, which produces MIEHNKEKQPGNGANGSNGSNGQNGQGNRTLTTRQGHPVTDNQNIRTLGNRGPATMENYHFIEKISHFDRERVPERVVHARGAGAHGVFEAYGKVGDEPIAKYTRAKLFQEKGKQTPVFVRFSTVGHGGHSPETLRDPRGFAVKFYTEDGNWDLVGNNLKIFFIRDAMKFPDFIHSQKPDPVTNIQSGERIFDFISNTPEATHMATFLFSPWGIPANYRQMQGSGVNTYKWVNKDGESVLIKYHWEPLKQGIRNLTQKEAEAIQAKNFNHATQDLYEAIEKGDYPEWELCVQIMSDDEHPELDFDPLDDTKLWPQEQFPFLPVGKMTLNRNPVDYFNEVELSAFGTGVLVDGLEFSDDKMLQGRTFSYSDTQRYRVGANYLQLPINAPRVPVHTNQRGGQMSYKTDFAEGQNPHVNYEPSTLGGLTEAPKAGEDYKPKYEANYLLKQKIDRANDFKQAGETYRNFEDWERDELIMNLSNTLAACDKRIQDKMIEHFTLADEEYGRRVAEGIKEATEMMMKDKVEGTDGPIGNTSAKEGVTDAQEKSHEAKPY; this is translated from the coding sequence ATGATTGAACACAACAAAGAAAAACAGCCAGGTAATGGAGCGAATGGCTCTAATGGCAGCAACGGCCAGAATGGCCAGGGCAACAGAACCCTTACAACACGCCAGGGACACCCGGTAACTGACAACCAGAACATCCGGACACTCGGCAACCGCGGACCCGCTACTATGGAGAACTATCACTTCATAGAAAAAATCTCACATTTCGATCGTGAGCGTGTTCCGGAGCGTGTTGTGCATGCCAGAGGTGCCGGCGCTCACGGCGTATTCGAAGCCTACGGAAAAGTAGGCGATGAGCCCATTGCCAAGTACACCCGCGCCAAGCTGTTCCAGGAAAAAGGCAAGCAAACACCTGTGTTTGTTCGCTTCTCTACAGTTGGTCATGGTGGGCACTCTCCTGAAACACTGCGCGACCCGCGTGGTTTTGCCGTTAAGTTTTATACCGAAGATGGTAACTGGGACTTAGTGGGTAACAACCTGAAGATATTCTTTATCAGGGATGCCATGAAATTCCCGGATTTTATTCACTCTCAAAAACCAGATCCTGTCACGAACATCCAAAGCGGGGAGCGCATTTTCGATTTTATCTCGAATACCCCTGAAGCCACGCATATGGCTACTTTCCTGTTTTCACCGTGGGGCATACCTGCTAACTACCGCCAGATGCAGGGCTCTGGTGTAAATACATACAAGTGGGTAAACAAAGACGGTGAATCTGTTTTAATAAAATATCACTGGGAGCCGCTGAAGCAAGGCATCCGCAACCTGACACAAAAAGAAGCAGAGGCTATACAAGCTAAAAACTTCAACCATGCTACTCAGGATCTGTACGAGGCAATTGAAAAGGGCGACTATCCTGAATGGGAGCTTTGCGTGCAGATTATGAGCGATGATGAGCATCCGGAACTGGATTTCGACCCGCTGGATGACACCAAACTATGGCCACAAGAGCAGTTCCCATTCTTGCCTGTAGGCAAAATGACTTTAAACAGAAATCCTGTCGACTACTTTAACGAGGTAGAATTATCAGCCTTTGGTACGGGCGTACTGGTAGACGGGCTGGAATTCTCTGACGATAAAATGCTGCAGGGCCGTACTTTCTCCTACTCCGACACACAACGGTACAGGGTTGGAGCCAACTACCTGCAACTGCCTATTAATGCGCCAAGAGTACCAGTGCATACCAACCAGCGGGGCGGCCAGATGTCTTATAAAACAGACTTTGCCGAAGGCCAGAACCCGCACGTTAACTATGAACCGTCTACTCTTGGCGGATTGACAGAAGCTCCAAAAGCAGGTGAGGATTATAAGCCGAAATACGAGGCAAACTACCTGTTAAAACAGAAGATCGACCGCGCCAACGACTTTAAGCAGGCAGGCGAAACGTATCGAAACTTTGAAGACTGGGAGCGTGATGAGCTGATTATGAACCTTTCTAATACCTTAGCCGCCTGCGATAAGCGTATTCAGGATAAAATGATTGAGCACTTTACTTTAGCTGATGAGGAATATGGCCGACGAGTGGCTGAAGGCATTAAAGAAGCTACCGAGATGATGATGAAGGACAAAGTAGAAGGCACCGACGGGCCTATCGGCAATACTTCAGCCAAAGAAGGGGTTACAGATGCCCAGGAAAAATCGCACGAAGCGAAACCATACTAA
- a CDS encoding peptidase produces MKKTTLAIGFFACLAFAQPTQAAKGPELTYQVNLNDRADDRFKVTLDVKGLKSDNNIFQFAATAPGTYQTMDIGRFVHNFKAFDKKGRELEVKQVSTNQWELSKPDKVRKITYQIAETWDTPVDKDKVYDMCGTSLESDHALINGQAVFGYLKGMQATPMRIKLEYPQEWTVGTALKTDKNGYYVAESYDHIVDSPILAGTLTKAETKFNNTTIDIYTYSKTGMIKSEDLLSNMTSMLEAANAFVVDFPVDRYTFLYHFEDQTWGAWEHSYSSEYIYKEAPLTPAYASQLTDVAAHEFFHVITPLNIHSEVIERFNFVTPTPSQHLWLYEGTTEWASDMMRLRSNMIDLPAYLQDMQSKLHYNDQMDKNYSLQKLSLTSYQPEGQKQYGNIYNRGAVTAALLDIRLLELSGGKRGLREVINELSKEFGPKKAFPENDFFELFTAKTYPEIGDFFNRYVKGTEALPLADYFGKLGINYSKSTQTGNLQPYFGYEFNVHDGKIIFVKVSEELQKMGLRDGDALVSLNGTDITFQNVQEEFEKLMAAKKGDVNTYQVLRNGSKAEVKTTVLEKEQELRHHFELDKQASPEQLALRANWLKNL; encoded by the coding sequence ATGAAGAAAACAACCCTTGCCATTGGCTTTTTTGCCTGTCTGGCTTTTGCCCAACCTACACAGGCTGCCAAAGGCCCTGAACTGACCTACCAAGTAAACCTAAACGATAGAGCTGATGATCGCTTTAAGGTTACTTTAGATGTAAAAGGACTTAAATCTGACAACAATATTTTTCAATTTGCTGCCACAGCTCCGGGCACCTACCAAACCATGGATATCGGCCGCTTTGTACACAACTTTAAGGCATTTGATAAAAAAGGGCGTGAACTGGAAGTAAAGCAGGTAAGCACAAACCAGTGGGAGCTCAGCAAACCGGATAAAGTACGGAAGATAACCTACCAGATTGCCGAAACCTGGGACACTCCGGTAGACAAAGACAAAGTATACGACATGTGCGGTACTTCTCTTGAAAGTGACCACGCCCTGATAAACGGGCAAGCTGTTTTTGGCTACCTGAAAGGCATGCAGGCTACCCCTATGCGCATTAAGTTGGAATATCCACAGGAATGGACAGTAGGAACAGCGTTAAAAACTGACAAAAACGGCTATTATGTAGCTGAAAGCTACGATCATATAGTAGACTCCCCTATTCTGGCCGGCACACTTACAAAAGCTGAAACTAAGTTTAATAACACCACCATCGATATTTATACCTATTCTAAAACAGGTATGATCAAGTCGGAGGACCTGCTTTCGAACATGACCAGTATGCTGGAGGCGGCTAATGCCTTTGTTGTGGATTTTCCGGTAGACCGCTATACTTTCCTGTACCATTTCGAGGATCAGACCTGGGGCGCCTGGGAGCACTCCTACAGCTCAGAATACATTTATAAGGAAGCACCACTTACTCCTGCTTACGCCAGCCAGCTGACGGATGTAGCCGCGCATGAATTCTTTCACGTGATTACGCCCCTGAACATCCATAGCGAGGTAATTGAGCGGTTCAACTTTGTAACGCCTACCCCATCGCAACACCTCTGGCTGTACGAGGGCACCACCGAATGGGCTTCTGACATGATGCGCCTGAGAAGCAACATGATCGATCTGCCGGCTTACCTGCAGGACATGCAAAGTAAGCTGCACTACAATGACCAGATGGATAAGAACTACAGCCTGCAAAAGCTTAGCCTTACTTCTTACCAGCCTGAAGGGCAGAAACAATATGGTAATATTTATAACCGTGGCGCTGTTACAGCCGCGCTTTTAGACATTCGTTTGCTGGAACTCTCAGGAGGCAAACGCGGTCTGCGGGAAGTAATCAACGAGCTTTCTAAAGAGTTTGGTCCTAAAAAAGCCTTTCCTGAAAATGATTTTTTTGAATTATTTACAGCGAAAACTTACCCTGAAATAGGAGACTTCTTTAACCGCTATGTAAAAGGTACAGAAGCATTGCCTCTTGCAGATTACTTTGGCAAACTGGGAATCAACTACAGCAAATCAACTCAAACCGGCAACCTGCAGCCCTACTTTGGCTACGAGTTTAACGTGCACGATGGTAAAATCATTTTTGTGAAGGTAAGCGAGGAACTTCAGAAAATGGGCTTGCGCGATGGGGATGCACTGGTTTCTCTTAATGGCACTGATATAACCTTCCAGAACGTTCAGGAAGAATTTGAGAAGCTGATGGCAGCTAAAAAAGGGGATGTAAATACCTACCAGGTTCTGCGTAACGGTTCCAAAGCAGAGGTAAAAACTACTGTTCTGGAAAAGGAGCAGGAACTAAGGCATCATTTTGAGCTTGATAAACAAGCCTCCCCGGAACAACTGGCCTTAAGGGCTAACTGGCTGAAGAACTTGTAA
- a CDS encoding DUF4256 domain-containing protein, with protein sequence MMENKKELLPEQRAEQLKLSQARFEKNMNRHKGLAWDKIQAKLEADAEKLWSLYEMERTGGEPDVVGYDEATGVYIFYDCSAESPKGRRSVCYDHEALESRKEHKPENNAMDMADAMGIEVLSEAEYRELQQLGKFDTKTSSWLKTPADIRKQGGAIFADYRYGHVFVYHNGASSYYAARGFRGLLRV encoded by the coding sequence ATGATGGAAAATAAAAAAGAGCTGTTACCGGAGCAGCGTGCAGAACAGCTTAAACTTTCACAAGCCCGTTTCGAAAAGAATATGAACCGCCATAAAGGACTTGCATGGGATAAAATACAGGCAAAGCTAGAAGCTGATGCCGAAAAGCTGTGGTCGCTTTATGAGATGGAGAGAACCGGCGGAGAACCCGATGTGGTGGGGTATGATGAAGCAACGGGAGTATATATCTTTTATGACTGCTCCGCGGAAAGCCCGAAAGGCCGCAGGAGTGTTTGCTATGACCATGAGGCGCTGGAATCGAGGAAAGAACACAAGCCCGAGAATAATGCTATGGATATGGCAGATGCCATGGGTATTGAGGTTTTGTCGGAAGCAGAATACCGGGAACTGCAGCAGCTCGGGAAATTCGATACAAAAACATCGAGTTGGTTGAAAACACCTGCCGATATTCGAAAGCAAGGCGGGGCCATTTTTGCAGATTATCGCTACGGCCATGTGTTTGTGTATCATAATGGCGCATCCTCTTATTATGCTGCCCGCGGTTTCCGTGGATTGCTTAGGGTGTAA
- a CDS encoding META domain-containing protein has product MNIFYKYFGYACSILLVAFSACTISNTEAVGEQDTILDTDWVLLSFGDETVPVLQETRNSFIHFSEGDNKMNGFAGCNKFFGRYELKGNRLKISDLGSTRMSCPDMEAERYLLGVLENVTTYSISGNVLTLFSGNNAIATFQTNPGPTRIQEEMLDQR; this is encoded by the coding sequence ATGAACATATTTTATAAATATTTTGGCTATGCCTGCAGTATACTTTTAGTGGCCTTTTCGGCCTGCACCATCAGCAACACAGAAGCAGTAGGAGAACAGGACACCATACTGGATACAGATTGGGTTTTGTTATCGTTTGGTGATGAAACCGTTCCGGTTTTACAGGAAACGCGCAACAGCTTTATACACTTTTCAGAAGGCGACAACAAGATGAATGGCTTTGCAGGGTGTAACAAATTTTTCGGGCGCTATGAATTAAAGGGCAACAGATTAAAAATTTCCGATTTAGGATCAACGCGCATGTCATGCCCGGATATGGAGGCAGAGCGTTATCTGCTTGGCGTGCTTGAGAACGTAACAACTTACAGCATCTCCGGTAATGTGCTTACCTTGTTTAGCGGAAACAACGCCATTGCCACTTTCCAGACTAACCCGGGACCAACCCGAATACAGGAAGAGATGCTGGACCAGAGGTAA
- a CDS encoding amidohydrolase family protein yields the protein MRYLSAFVALLLSVPVFAQVPAPAPKQGKPVLLKGATLHVGNGTVVENAVVGFDNGKITYAGPQSGANLSGYEVVDVTGQHIYPGLILPNTNLGLNEIESVRATIDWREVGDLNPNVRSVVAYNTDSDIIPTVRANGVLLSQLVPVGGTVSGSSSILQLDAWNWEDAIVKADEGIHVNWPFMLVQTGGAPNPRLAGMGERREQTINELSLLLKDAAVYKAGKHDNENLKLSSMAGLFDGSKKMYIHANYGKEIIESVNFAKQHGVKDIVVVGARDAIAVADFLKANNISVIYSGVHALPSRAEEDVDMPYKTPYLLHKAGIPFALDYDLSIHGTRNLPFIAGTAAAYGLDKEQALASVSLNAAKILGVDKQVGSVEVGKDATIVVSSGDLLDMRTNNVTHAFIQGRKIDLNHKQKVLYEKFDNKYKAETQQVVN from the coding sequence ATGAGATATTTATCAGCTTTTGTAGCTTTATTGTTAAGTGTACCTGTATTCGCACAGGTGCCTGCTCCGGCTCCGAAACAAGGGAAACCTGTTCTGCTGAAGGGTGCCACCCTGCATGTGGGCAATGGCACAGTAGTAGAGAACGCGGTAGTAGGTTTCGACAACGGCAAAATTACGTATGCGGGTCCTCAGAGCGGGGCCAATTTGTCCGGCTACGAGGTAGTGGATGTAACGGGCCAGCATATTTATCCTGGACTGATACTGCCAAACACTAACTTGGGCCTGAATGAAATAGAAAGCGTGCGTGCCACTATAGACTGGCGCGAGGTAGGCGACCTGAATCCGAATGTACGTTCGGTAGTAGCCTATAACACCGATTCTGATATTATTCCAACGGTTCGGGCTAATGGGGTGCTGTTGTCGCAGCTGGTGCCCGTTGGAGGCACTGTTTCCGGGTCTTCTTCTATTTTACAACTGGATGCCTGGAACTGGGAAGATGCCATAGTAAAAGCAGATGAAGGAATTCATGTTAACTGGCCTTTTATGCTGGTGCAAACAGGCGGAGCACCAAACCCACGTTTAGCCGGCATGGGTGAGAGAAGAGAACAGACGATCAACGAGCTGTCGCTTTTACTGAAAGATGCTGCTGTTTATAAAGCTGGCAAACATGATAATGAGAACCTGAAGCTATCGTCCATGGCAGGATTGTTTGATGGTTCCAAGAAAATGTATATCCATGCCAACTACGGCAAAGAGATTATTGAAAGTGTGAATTTTGCGAAGCAGCATGGCGTGAAAGACATTGTTGTAGTGGGCGCGCGCGATGCCATAGCTGTTGCAGATTTTCTGAAGGCCAATAACATTTCTGTAATTTATTCGGGTGTGCATGCACTGCCTTCACGTGCTGAAGAAGATGTGGATATGCCTTATAAAACGCCTTATTTACTGCATAAAGCAGGCATTCCGTTTGCCCTTGACTATGATCTTAGCATCCACGGAACCCGCAACTTGCCTTTTATTGCCGGTACTGCTGCAGCATACGGTTTAGACAAAGAGCAGGCCCTGGCTTCTGTATCGCTGAATGCAGCTAAAATACTGGGTGTAGATAAGCAGGTTGGTTCTGTGGAGGTAGGCAAAGACGCTACCATTGTGGTTTCGTCCGGTGACCTGCTGGACATGCGTACCAATAATGTAACACACGCTTTTATCCAGGGCCGCAAAATCGATCTGAACCATAAGCAGAAGGTGCTCTATGAAAAGTTCGACAACAAGTATAAAGCAGAAACCCAGCAAGTGGTTAATTAA